One part of the Sphingobacterium sp. LZ7M1 genome encodes these proteins:
- the folE gene encoding GTP cyclohydrolase I FolE, producing the protein MSKFQQFEEEEQDGYLKIDQYNEKNVERIAEHYTDILQALGEDPKRDGLIKTPERVAKALQFLTHGYDVDAAELLRSAMFEEEYSQMVVVKDIEVYSMCEHHMLPFFGKAHIAYIPNGHIVGLSKIPRVVDVFARRLQVQERLTNEIRDCIQETLKPAGVAVVIECKHMCMAMRGVQKQNSVTTTSAFTGAFQNDVTRSEFLRLITASLG; encoded by the coding sequence ATGAGCAAATTTCAACAATTTGAAGAAGAAGAGCAGGACGGTTATTTAAAGATCGACCAATACAACGAAAAGAATGTTGAACGAATTGCAGAACATTATACAGATATTCTTCAAGCCCTGGGCGAAGACCCTAAGCGTGATGGATTGATCAAAACACCTGAACGTGTAGCAAAAGCCCTTCAGTTTTTAACCCATGGATATGATGTGGATGCTGCTGAGCTATTGCGCAGTGCAATGTTCGAAGAAGAGTACAGCCAAATGGTGGTTGTAAAAGATATAGAGGTCTATTCCATGTGTGAGCACCATATGCTTCCTTTCTTTGGAAAAGCCCATATTGCCTATATTCCTAACGGCCATATCGTAGGCTTGAGCAAGATTCCTCGTGTTGTGGATGTATTCGCTAGGAGATTACAGGTACAGGAAAGATTGACCAATGAAATCCGTGACTGTATCCAAGAGACCCTTAAGCCAGCGGGTGTTGCCGTTGTGATTGAGTGTAAACATATGTGCATGGCGATGCGCGGCGTGCAGAAACAGAACTCTGTAACCACCACTTCAGCATTTACCGGTGCCTTCCAAAACGATGTTACCCGATCTGAATTCCTGAGGTTAATTACCGCTTCTTTAGGATAA
- a CDS encoding 6-carboxytetrahydropterin synthase, with the protein MIYITRRERFNAAHKLYREDWSLEENERVFGNCSNPNWHGHNYDLFVTVKGLVNPETGFLIDLKLMKDIIIREVIDKLDHKNVNLDVDFMQGKMASTEVIAIEIFNILKPFFEKEKVFLHAVRLHETENNYVEYFGE; encoded by the coding sequence ATGATTTATATAACACGACGCGAACGCTTTAATGCTGCCCACAAGCTCTATCGTGAAGACTGGTCACTGGAGGAGAATGAGCGTGTTTTCGGTAATTGCTCAAACCCAAACTGGCACGGTCATAACTATGACTTATTTGTGACTGTTAAAGGCCTGGTCAATCCTGAAACAGGGTTTTTGATCGACCTGAAGTTGATGAAGGATATTATTATCAGAGAGGTTATTGACAAATTGGACCATAAGAACGTCAATCTGGATGTAGATTTCATGCAAGGAAAAATGGCATCTACCGAGGTGATTGCCATTGAAATATTCAATATCCTAAAGCCTTTCTTCGAAAAAGAGAAAGTGTTTTTGCATGCAGTCAGACTCCATGAAACCGAAAATAATTATGTCGAATACTTCGGCGAATAA
- the mqnB gene encoding futalosine hydrolase, translating to MKTLVVAATELEIAASIPTFIETKTDYLVTGVGMVATAFSLGQYLQGKSYDLLINVGIAGTFNPYHKLGAMLKIKTDQVFEFGAENDQDFIPIDSLGFGQSIFVESLPEQALPAEFYEIPYVDAITVNKSHGSENSIDRIKKEHGLNILESMEGAAFFYAANKLRIPCVQVRSISNLVEKRNVENWNIPLALNELNSWLQRFLIALQDQKPLL from the coding sequence ATGAAAACTCTCGTAGTAGCAGCAACGGAACTAGAAATAGCCGCATCCATTCCCACATTTATAGAAACGAAGACAGATTATTTGGTAACTGGCGTTGGTATGGTCGCCACGGCCTTTTCTTTGGGGCAATACCTTCAGGGGAAATCCTATGACCTGCTGATCAACGTGGGTATTGCCGGAACATTTAACCCTTATCATAAACTAGGGGCAATGCTGAAGATCAAGACCGACCAGGTTTTTGAGTTTGGAGCTGAGAATGATCAGGATTTTATCCCGATCGATAGCCTTGGCTTTGGCCAATCTATCTTTGTAGAAAGCTTACCCGAGCAAGCCTTGCCTGCCGAGTTTTATGAAATCCCTTATGTGGATGCCATTACGGTCAATAAGTCCCACGGATCTGAAAACAGCATTGACAGGATCAAAAAGGAGCATGGCTTGAACATATTGGAAAGCATGGAAGGTGCTGCTTTTTTCTATGCAGCGAATAAATTGAGGATTCCTTGTGTCCAAGTACGGTCAATTTCCAACCTAGTGGAAAAGAGAAATGTAGAAAATTGGAACATCCCTTTGGCGCTAAATGAGCTGAATTCTTGGCTACAGCGGTTCCTAATTGCTCTACAAGATCAAAAACCCCTTTTGTAA
- a CDS encoding pyruvate dehydrogenase complex E1 component subunit beta, translated as MREIQFREALREAMNEEMRKDETIFLMGEEVAEYNGAYKVSQGMLDEFGAKRVIDTPIAELGFAGIGVGAAMNGLKPIIEFMTFNFSLVAIDQVINAAAKIHQMSGGQFSCPIVFRGPTGNAGQLGAQHSQNFENWYANTPGLKVVVPSNPYDAKGLLKSAIIDPDPVIFMESEQMYGDKGEVPEEEYYLPIGKANVVKEGTAVTVVSFGKMVPRVVIPAVEELEKDGVSVELIDLRSVRPIDFATIIESVKKTNRLVIVEEAWPLASISSEITFHVQKHAFDYLDAPVIRVTSADVPLGYAPTLVEASLPSIAKVVKAVKEVSYIKK; from the coding sequence ATGAGAGAAATACAATTCAGAGAAGCGCTTCGTGAAGCGATGAACGAAGAAATGCGTAAAGACGAAACAATCTTTTTAATGGGCGAGGAAGTCGCTGAATATAATGGTGCATATAAAGTAAGTCAAGGTATGCTTGATGAGTTTGGTGCAAAACGTGTTATTGACACTCCAATTGCTGAGCTTGGTTTTGCAGGTATCGGCGTGGGTGCGGCGATGAACGGTTTAAAGCCGATCATTGAATTCATGACTTTCAACTTCTCACTGGTTGCTATTGACCAAGTTATCAACGCTGCGGCAAAGATCCACCAAATGAGTGGTGGTCAGTTCTCTTGTCCGATCGTATTCAGAGGTCCGACCGGTAATGCTGGTCAATTAGGTGCGCAGCACTCTCAAAACTTTGAAAACTGGTATGCGAATACACCAGGATTGAAAGTGGTTGTTCCTTCAAACCCTTACGACGCTAAAGGATTGTTGAAATCAGCGATCATCGATCCAGATCCAGTTATTTTCATGGAATCTGAGCAGATGTACGGTGATAAAGGCGAGGTTCCTGAAGAGGAATACTACTTGCCTATCGGTAAAGCAAATGTAGTAAAAGAAGGTACTGCAGTAACTGTAGTTTCATTCGGTAAGATGGTTCCTCGTGTTGTTATTCCAGCAGTTGAGGAATTGGAGAAAGACGGTGTAAGTGTGGAATTGATCGACTTACGTTCGGTACGTCCAATCGACTTCGCTACCATCATCGAATCTGTTAAGAAAACAAATCGTTTAGTAATCGTAGAAGAAGCTTGGCCTTTGGCTTCAATTTCTTCTGAAATTACTTTCCACGTTCAAAAACATGCATTCGATTACCTAGATGCTCCAGTAATTCGTGTTACTTCAGCTGACGTTCCTCTAGGATATGCACCTACTTTAGTTGAGGCATCATTGCCAAGTATTGCGAAAGTGGTTAAAGCGGTAAAAGAAGTTTCTTATATCAAAAAATAA